The following are encoded together in the candidate division WOR-3 bacterium genome:
- a CDS encoding general secretion pathway protein GspA, producing the protein MNKKLLSAYGLKWNPFSPDLPDEALWRSPALEHFCWRMEQQVREGGFALVTGDPGTGKSVALRLAARQLATLPDVLIGALARPQSNLADIYRELGDLFSVPLSPSNRWGGFKALREKWLAHLSSTLYRPVLLIDEAQQMQPEVFSELRLLASTNFDSRSLLTVVLAGDSRLLERLRNPDLVPLGSRIRTRLALDYLTPRDLAAFVDHLLKQSGNPRLMTPELITTLCERAAGNYRVLCNMAADLLTEGIRREAAQLDEKLYLEVFAPPSKQRSRNDGRRSAG; encoded by the coding sequence GTGAACAAGAAACTGCTGTCGGCCTACGGCCTGAAGTGGAACCCTTTTTCACCCGACCTTCCCGACGAAGCCCTCTGGCGCTCGCCGGCCCTGGAACACTTCTGCTGGCGTATGGAACAGCAGGTCCGCGAGGGCGGTTTCGCCCTGGTCACCGGCGACCCCGGCACCGGCAAGTCCGTCGCGCTCCGGCTTGCGGCGCGGCAACTGGCAACGCTGCCGGATGTGCTGATCGGCGCGCTCGCCCGGCCTCAGAGCAATCTGGCCGACATCTACCGCGAACTCGGCGATTTGTTCTCGGTGCCGTTGTCGCCGAGCAACCGGTGGGGCGGATTCAAGGCCTTGCGCGAGAAGTGGCTCGCCCACCTGTCCTCCACACTCTACCGCCCCGTGCTTTTGATCGACGAAGCCCAGCAGATGCAACCGGAGGTCTTCTCCGAACTCCGCCTCCTGGCCAGCACGAACTTCGATTCCCGCTCGCTGCTGACGGTGGTGCTGGCCGGCGACAGCCGGTTGCTCGAGCGTCTCCGCAACCCGGATCTGGTGCCGCTCGGAAGCCGGATCCGTACCCGTCTGGCCCTGGACTACCTCACGCCCCGCGATCTGGCCGCCTTCGTCGACCACTTGCTCAAGCAGTCCGGCAACCCGCGGCTGATGACACCGGAGCTGATCACGACGCTGTGCGAGCGTGCCGCCGGCAACTACCGCGTTCTGTGCAACATGGCGGCCGATCTCCTGACCGAGGGAATCCGTCGCGAAGCGGCCCAGCTCGATGAGAAGCTGTACCTGGAAGTCTTTGCCCCTCCCTCCAAGCAGCGGAGTCGCAACGATGGGCGCAGAAGCGCAGGGTAG